GGCAGTTTCTGAGCTGCCTATGCGGCAGTGAAGACACCAAAGCGGCGGGCACGATCAGCGGCTCATTTCTGAGCTGCCTATGCGGCAGTGAAGGTCGAGATCCGCAAGCCGCTGCTCGAGCAGCATTTCTGAGCTGCCTATGCGGCAGTGAAGAGCCGCTGACAGGTTTTCCTCAATACGCAGCATTTCTGAGCTGCCTATGCGGCAGTGAAGAAGATGCTTGAGATATGCCTTTAGACGCTTAATTTCTGAGCTGCCTATGCGGCAGTGAAGCAGGTTAGTCGAGACGAATCTGGTCAGTTGCATTTCTGAGCTGCCTATGCGGCAGTGAAGTGTCTGCATATTGATCATAGACAGGTTCCCAATTTCTGAGCTGCCTATGCGGCAGTGAAGTGTCCAACCCGCTTTTGCTCTCCGTGGTCATATTTCTGAGCTGCCTATGCGGCAGTGAAGCCGGATTGGCATCACATACCCGGACTACAACGTTTCTGAGCTGCCTATGCGGCAGTGAAGCATCCCGGAAAGCAATGGCTTGATATCTGCGTTTTCTGAGCTGCCTATGCGGCAGTGAAGGCTCTTCGTCTGACGGCTCTTCGTCCTCCTGAGTTTCTGAGCTGCCTATGCGGCAGTGAAGGACACCCGGATCGAGGCGCTTACCAAGCGTTTTTTCTGAGCTGCCTATGCGGCAGTGAAGCGCTGCTGGGGGCTTCCTTGGCTCCTGATATTTTTCTGAGCTGCCTATGCGGCAGTGAAGGTCTAATGAAAAGCATGTTTGATAATTGGGTTTTTCTGAGCTGCCTATGCGGCAGTGAAGACTCTTTGCCGAAGAAAGCAACGTCGCCATTATTTCTGAGCTGCCTATGCGGCAGTGAAGCAAACGCTGGCGCTTTCTTCTGTACTCTTCGCTTTCTGAGCTGCCTATGCGGCAGTGAAGGGGTACGGTATTGCTGCTGCACTTGCGCTGCTTTTCTGAGCTGCCTATGCGGCAGTGAAGCCTCGGCCATTTACGCCGCCCTGCACGTTGAATTTCTGAGCTGCCTATGCGGCAGTGAAGTAGAGCTTAAGCTGCCACAGCCCCTATAGAACAGAGGCTGTGGCAGTTTTGGGGCAGGAAACCCTATTTTTTAGCTGAAATTTAAGTCGTTGATTTTTAAAGAGCTTAATTTCTGTGCGAAAAAAGGGTCAGAACCAGGGCACCGTGGCGGTACTGCTGAGGCCGTAGTGGTTGAAGGTTCCGGGTTGAGGTCTGTCGAGTAGCGGCCCGTGGCGGATAAACAAGTTAAAGCGCTCCCCTGAGCTATTGCTGCGAATGGCCACATAGGGCAGCTCGCAGCGTTTGGCGGCGCTGTCGGGGATGCGCTGGCGGGCCTCTTCTTCGCTGATGCCGTGGCGCTTGATCAGGCGGCGGCGGGCGCGGTCTGGGTTGCTGTCGACCTGTACGCGGCTGACTACACGGTGTTTTGCGTTCGCCGGAACAGCGCTCACTTCACTGCTCTGCACGTGGTCGCGCATACCGGTCAACCAGTTGAGGGCCAGCAACTTGTGCAGCGCCTCGGTTGTACCATGCACGCGTAGGCAGTTGCCTAGGCCGTGAGTGCCACTTTTGACGGTTGGGAAGCTGATACCAATGTCATCGCGGCGCAGATCACTCAGCCCCCGATGCAGTTTGCTGAATAGCGCACTCATCAGTTGCGTCTGGGCAAACTCCGGGTCGGGCAGCAGTTTCAAGTCAAGGTAATGGTCCATGGCTTAGCCCTTGTCGGAGTCACCGAAGACACCGCCGCGAATCAGGGTGGCGATGACGAAGTGCTGCTGCTCGGCTTCCGGGGCTTTGTCTTTAAGCACCCAGTTATCCAACAAAGTGTAGAAGTCCAGCTTCTGTTTGGGTTGGCGATAGGCTTTGCCTTGGGTCGTGACGGAACCGTAGGGTTCAACGGCGATTGGACCGTTGATATCAGCGCCTTCATACCAGGTGTCGATGCTGCGTAAGGCATTGCCGATTTTCTGGGAGTGGATGCCGGCGATTTCGTTAACTGTGTAGAGGGTTTTACTTTTAGTGCCGCGGCTACGGTCAAGAATCAATTCCTGTGATGGGAAGACTTCTTGCCCTGCACCCATGCGTACAAACGCGGTGACTTGCAGCAGCACGTGCTGTTTGCCAGCTAGACCATCGGCAATCAGCGTGCTGAGTTCGTCCAGTTGCTTGGCATCGGCAGGCTGATCAAAGTTGCGCAACGACAGCGCCAGGGCATCGAACGTCCATTGCTTTTGCGCTTTGCCGTCGACCAAGTGAGCGACACTCACTTCAACTTGCTCAGCACCAATACGGTTGCGCCATAGGAAGCGGCCATTGGCCAAGTTGTATGCATAGCGACGGGCCAGCTCGGTAAAGCCGTGGCTATCGACGTAGCCTTGTACTGTTGCCTGCAACTTATCTTTATAGGCGACCTCGTTGCAGGCTGACGGTTGGCCAGTGCCTGCCAGCACGCGCAGGGTGAACTGGGTTTTTAGCGTGTCAGCATCGGCTGGCAGGGCGGCGACATCGACGGTTTGCAAGTTGGGGTTTTCGATGGCTGCGTCGAGTTTTGCCGGGTCTTGGTCTTTGGTCTTCAGACGGTTGGAGATGGTGCCGCGTACGGACTTCTCACGCACTTTAATTGGGCTCCACTCACCGGCTGTGTCGCGCGTGCTCCAGTCTCCTGCGTAAAAGACGGCGTCAGACGGGTCCAGTTTACGTTCGAAGGCCAGTACTGATGCGGTTTTCAAGGTTTCGGTGCTCATCTTTAAAATCCTTATAAGTGATTAGTCGAATTCAATAACCGGCATCGACCGGTAGTCGTTGCGGCAGCGGTACAGGCCGTTTTCGGGCTGGCTATCGGCGTACCAGAGCAGTTGTTGTGGGGCAGAGAGACGGTGGGGGCTTAGCCACTCGCCAATACCGTAGAGGCTCTCGACAAAGCAGAAGGGCGTTTGTCGGTCACGCACATTGGCCACTGTCCCGGCGGGTTGAACCTCAGCTAATGCGCCGTAGCCGACCGGGATGGGCACTATCCAGCCGAGCCCTTTGCGGTCGTGCTGCCACTCGCCTTTGCCTTCTTCATTGGTGTGCCACTGCCAGTTGATACGGGCCAGTGACAGCCAGGCATCAAGCCGGTTGGCACTGGGTTGGCTTACTTGCAGTTCCTGGTGGCGTTGCTCCAGCAGGTCTGGACGCTCAACTAGAGCAAAGCCCGGCAGTAAGCGCAGCTTGAGGGTCCTGAAGGTTTCATCTGAAGCGTCAGCCTGATCAGGCAGTGTCAGCACAAAAGGACGCTGTTTTAAGGCTGGCACCTGGTTTTCGACCACGCTGCCACCGGCAATACGCATTTGCTCAAGGAGACCGCGAATGTGTTTGGCCAGCTCTGCGTGGGCCGCATCGTTCGCCAGGCTTGACCCTTTCACGGCAAACACCAGGCTGATATCCAGGTGGACACGGCCTTCTTCGACAATGGCTGCTGTGTTGCCTTTGTCATCCACCGGGTTGCGTGTCAGGCGGAACTCGTTAACGAAGCCGCCTTCGGTGATCTGTTCTTCAACACTGTGAGCCACCACGCCGACGGCGTTGAATTGCAGGTCCAGTCCCGCTGCACTGGTCTTACGCTCCAGCGCCCACATCAGGCCAAGAAACGCAGTGATGGACGGAAAGCCATGGGTCAGTGGGCTGGAGATGGCGTTGGCGTTTTGCACGCGTAAGCGGGGGATCACCAGCAGGTGGTCTACATGAGGACACTCAGCCATGGCTGACCTCCTCTCCGCTTGCCGGAGCTACAGCACGGCGCTGCATGGGCGCAGGCCAGTCCACATCAATTATGGCCTGGCGCGCCCAATGGGCATGCTCGGCATCGCCTACGGGCAAGCCGTTCTCGATCAGAATGGCGTTGAGCCAAAGACCAAAACGGTGCGCAACATGGTCAGGCCAGTCTTTAGCTTCATAGGCTTGTTTAAAGGCCTGATCTTCCTCTTCGTGTCCCGGCCGAAGCGGTAGATCGGCGCGTTCCGGGTCGAGCCACAGTTGCTTGGAAAGCGGCAGGCGGCAGTCTTCATCCTGCGTCCAACCGATTTTTTGCTGGGCCTGAATGGACGCACCAAAGGCGGCGAGTGATTCGCCCAGCGAGCGCTCAATCCGCTCACGCTTTTGTCGGGTTTCCAGGGTCGGTGTTGGGTTGCTTTTTAGCAGTTTTAATAGGGCAGCAATCAGCTCGGGTACGTCTTCATAACGGGAAAAACGAGGCAGCACCGAATCAACAAAAAACAAATGACGTGGGCGCTTCAGATCCCAGTTAGGTGGCCTTGAGGCCAGTAAATAATTCACTCCGCCGCGCTCGCTGTTGAGTTGGCTGATGTTCTGTGGCTTGGTGCCGCCCAGCTTGCGTGCCACCAAATCGCGATAGTCATGGTAGGGCGCATCGTGGGGCTTGCCGTCGCGCTTGGCCTGACGTGCGAGTTTGTTGGCTTCGCCAAAGCGGGCATCGTTGATGTCCTGATGCACCGCATGGGTCAGGCTGCTGGCAAATAAAGGCAGCAAGAGGTGATAGCCATTGTCGTCGGCGGGTTCGCCGCTGATGCTCCAGTAGAGTTGCTTGGCCAAACTGTGGGAGCTGAGTTTGTCTGCTGAGCGCACCAGCCCTTTAAATGCATCCGCCCATTGCGTAGCGGTTGCCGGGTCGTCGTGCAGGGCCGCGATCAGGTCGTTGTCACCGGCTTGCAGCCAGTCGAGCAGGCGTTTGCCTTCGACTTCAACCTTTAAAAACTTATACACATCCAGCGCAGCGGCATTGCCCACAATATCGTCGGCATAGTCACCACCGAGCAGGTGGGTGCCGATTTCACTGTGCTGGTGCAGTGTGTTTGGTTGGCTGTACAGGCTGCTGCCCCGGGCATCCGGGTGGGTCGCCTTGAGGACGTGGGTTACGGCCTGAATTTGTGAAACCCGCCGCGCCGCATCGGCGAGCCAAGCTCCGTATTCATATTTACCCGCAGCTTCTGCTGCGGCGCCTTCCTTCAAGCCTTTGAGCTTTGCCTCGCGCCTTTCTTCGATAAAACTGGAGATGGCGATTCGGAAAGCTGACTTGCGATCAGGTTCCTGCATAACTCCCTCCCATGGTTTACACCTCATATTTACGAGTGCTGAATGTGTGTTTATCGCTTCTTCGCAAACCCCAATTGCGGGTGATACCGCCACCCTTGTTTACTCTCAATCACGCTGACCGTTGTAAAGCGTTCTGCGCAGCGTCGCTGTGACAGGTCTTGTGCTTCGGCCAATTCGTTAAGCAGTGTTAGCAGATCGTCCTGGCCCCAATGATTGATGCGTGGGCCAAGCGTTAACTGTAGGCGTTCGATCTGGCTTTCGGCTGTGGTGTAGATCGCCGGCTCTTTGCCTTGGGCCTGTTGATGGATGCGGTGCAGCGTGAGCTGTTCGCCGTCTTCATCAGGCAAAAACAGCAGCTCGGTTTCTTTTGCTGTTTGCTGGCGAAACGGTTGTTGTTGCGGCAGCACCCAGGTCAGCCCAGCCTGAGGGTATTGCCAGGCGCTGGCGGCATTGAGGGTTTCGCCTACAGGTTTCGCTCCGCGCTGACGCGGTTGCGGGGTGACGGGCAGCATACGTTCGGCCATGCGCGCGTGCTCCAGGTCTACCAAGCTGTGCTGCGGCTGCCAGCTTTGTGCCGGGCGCGGTTGAATGCGCGGGGTGGCCGAGAGGATGCGGTACTCATCCTCATGTAAGGCATTGCTCAGGCGGCGTTTGATCAGGCGAAATGGGCTGTTGGCAAAGATGTCTGCACTTTCAAAGCCGGGTTTGATAAAGGCGGCTTTAGGGTGGCCGTTGCGGTCTTTGTCTTGGCTGAAATACTTAAGGTTGGTATCAAAAATCAGGATGTTGGGCGTTTGGCAGGGTTGGTTGCGGTGGCGTTGCACGCGTCCGGCCAGCTGGATCAGCGAGCGCATGGAGGAGGGCTCCACCACTGCCCAGTCGTAATCATGATCACGTCCCACTTCTGTTACCGGCGAGCCGAGCACGACAAACAGCTGGTGCTGCTCGGGATGCGTATCCAGCGCCTGACTAATCTCCGGGATATCAAATACCGCCATTGGCATGCGGCGGTTGAGGCAGGTATCCAGCCGGTTCTCGATAGCGGAGCGTTGCAACAGCGGGAAGCGGGAGTGATAGACGCACAGGTGAATGCGCTGATCATCCGCCGCACCCAGGCGCAGCAGCTCCTGCGCGACGTCAAACAGCGGATCGATATTAGCCATACGCACCAGGCCGAAGCTGACCTGCTTGCCACTGTGAGGGCAGGTGCTGTGATGGCGGCTGTGGGCCAGTTGGATGGCCTTATGTACTTCGCTGGCAAAGGCGGCGCGCACGGCGTCCTGTTGTTTGGCGCTGATGTTGAGGGGCAGCAGTTCGGCGCGGCGCTTGGCTCCGTCGCGCTCAATGCTCTGTGCCAACGCCTGTACGCGGCGCGAGACAAAGGCTTGATGCGCCTCGCTGAAACTGGCGGCCTCGCTGAGGGTGTCCGGCTGCGCGGTAAATTCATCGACCCATAGGCAGGCGATTTGCAGGGGACTGTCCTGTTCGCCGTGCTGGCCGCGATTGAGTTGGTAATGCTGTCGGCCGGCGCGGTAGGCGTGGAACATGCCTTCAACCAACGCAGGCGGTAAGGTGGCAGAGGAGAGCAGTACGCGGCTGCCCAGCAGCCCGGCCCAGTACACCAGGCGGGTCAGGGCGGGGAGGTCGTCGAGATCGAAGTCATCCAGTTCATCCAGCACCAGATCACTGCTCATCAGGCGCAGCATGGGGGCGATTTGTCGGCCTGCACGCTGCGCTTCAGTGGCGGGCATCAGGTGGTCGATGGTGCACGCCAGCATTGGCGCGGACAGCAGGGCGCGGATGCGATCATCGTGCATGGCTTTGCTTAGCAGCGGATGGCTGTCGTGCTGGCCTTCGAACAGAACGTGGCTGTCCTCTTCGATCAGCTCCTGAATCGACTCTGAACCGGTGTTCTGCGCTTGCTCCTGGTAATACTCGAACAGGCTGCGACTGGCGGAACCACCCACGCGAATGGCCAGCTCGTCTTCGTCCAGATGCAGGTCTTGCCGGTAGCTGCGGCCGGTTTGTAGCGTCAGTGTGCGCAGCCCCAGGGCAAAGGTGGCGCGCATGCCGTGATGCGGATCAGCCAGGGCATATAGGACGCGGGCATTGGCAAGGGTTTTGCCGCAACCGGTCGACGCCATATTGACGATGAACGCGCCGTGCTCAGCCGCTTGTGCGCGCAATGCGGTGGCGGCATCAAAGGCTTTATCCTGCCAGCGAAAACGCTCGCTGCTGCTGCGTTTTTTCAGGCCGCGATGGCGGCTCAGACGTGGAAGGTGTCGCTCAAAACCAGGCAAGCTATGGCTGATGCTGCCTGCTAAACGGGCAACGCCGAGCAGGTGCTCGTCCAGCGGCTGTTTGAGTTTGCCGTGCTTATCGGTATTGGCGAAGAGGTTGGGGTTGGCGTCGCCCTTGACCCGTTCGGCGGATTTGCCGTCCAGGCTTGAGTAGTGGTGGTCAGCCAGCATCAGACACAAGCGAGCCAGGTGCATCACGTA
The Pseudomonas mendocina DNA segment above includes these coding regions:
- the cas6f gene encoding type I-F CRISPR-associated endoribonuclease Cas6/Csy4, with translation MDHYLDLKLLPDPEFAQTQLMSALFSKLHRGLSDLRRDDIGISFPTVKSGTHGLGNCLRVHGTTEALHKLLALNWLTGMRDHVQSSEVSAVPANAKHRVVSRVQVDSNPDRARRRLIKRHGISEEEARQRIPDSAAKRCELPYVAIRSNSSGERFNLFIRHGPLLDRPQPGTFNHYGLSSTATVPWF
- the csy3 gene encoding type I-F CRISPR-associated protein Csy3 codes for the protein MSTETLKTASVLAFERKLDPSDAVFYAGDWSTRDTAGEWSPIKVREKSVRGTISNRLKTKDQDPAKLDAAIENPNLQTVDVAALPADADTLKTQFTLRVLAGTGQPSACNEVAYKDKLQATVQGYVDSHGFTELARRYAYNLANGRFLWRNRIGAEQVEVSVAHLVDGKAQKQWTFDALALSLRNFDQPADAKQLDELSTLIADGLAGKQHVLLQVTAFVRMGAGQEVFPSQELILDRSRGTKSKTLYTVNEIAGIHSQKIGNALRSIDTWYEGADINGPIAVEPYGSVTTQGKAYRQPKQKLDFYTLLDNWVLKDKAPEAEQQHFVIATLIRGGVFGDSDKG
- the csy2 gene encoding type I-F CRISPR-associated protein Csy2; amino-acid sequence: MAECPHVDHLLVIPRLRVQNANAISSPLTHGFPSITAFLGLMWALERKTSAAGLDLQFNAVGVVAHSVEEQITEGGFVNEFRLTRNPVDDKGNTAAIVEEGRVHLDISLVFAVKGSSLANDAAHAELAKHIRGLLEQMRIAGGSVVENQVPALKQRPFVLTLPDQADASDETFRTLKLRLLPGFALVERPDLLEQRHQELQVSQPSANRLDAWLSLARINWQWHTNEEGKGEWQHDRKGLGWIVPIPVGYGALAEVQPAGTVANVRDRQTPFCFVESLYGIGEWLSPHRLSAPQQLLWYADSQPENGLYRCRNDYRSMPVIEFD
- the csy1 gene encoding type I-F CRISPR-associated protein Csy1 yields the protein MQEPDRKSAFRIAISSFIEERREAKLKGLKEGAAAEAAGKYEYGAWLADAARRVSQIQAVTHVLKATHPDARGSSLYSQPNTLHQHSEIGTHLLGGDYADDIVGNAAALDVYKFLKVEVEGKRLLDWLQAGDNDLIAALHDDPATATQWADAFKGLVRSADKLSSHSLAKQLYWSISGEPADDNGYHLLLPLFASSLTHAVHQDINDARFGEANKLARQAKRDGKPHDAPYHDYRDLVARKLGGTKPQNISQLNSERGGVNYLLASRPPNWDLKRPRHLFFVDSVLPRFSRYEDVPELIAALLKLLKSNPTPTLETRQKRERIERSLGESLAAFGASIQAQQKIGWTQDEDCRLPLSKQLWLDPERADLPLRPGHEEEDQAFKQAYEAKDWPDHVAHRFGLWLNAILIENGLPVGDAEHAHWARQAIIDVDWPAPMQRRAVAPASGEEVSHG
- the cas3f gene encoding type I-F CRISPR-associated helicase Cas3f — its product is MNILLIAQCEKRALVETRRILDQFAERRGERTWQTPITQAGLDTLRKLLRKTARKNTAVACHWIRGKDHSELLWIVGDASRFNEQGAVPTNTTRRDVLRSADENNWHTGEDIKLLAQLAALLHDLGKASVAFQQRLRSNVREKNLYRHEWVSLRLFLAFVGQDDDATWLARLASPTAEDDASWLTADRYRRDGLDADTPPPFKGLPPLAAAIAWLVVTHHRLPVKPVYNPDGQQAFLGKQAPLLKAPELADLLESVSSDWNEIKQQASRPHIEAYWDFAHELPVALPKWRAQAAKLATRLQALNNKPGKASWLDNPYVMHLARLCLMLADHHYSSLDGKSAERVKGDANPNLFANTDKHGKLKQPLDEHLLGVARLAGSISHSLPGFERHLPRLSRHRGLKKRSSSERFRWQDKAFDAATALRAQAAEHGAFIVNMASTGCGKTLANARVLYALADPHHGMRATFALGLRTLTLQTGRSYRQDLHLDEDELAIRVGGSASRSLFEYYQEQAQNTGSESIQELIEEDSHVLFEGQHDSHPLLSKAMHDDRIRALLSAPMLACTIDHLMPATEAQRAGRQIAPMLRLMSSDLVLDELDDFDLDDLPALTRLVYWAGLLGSRVLLSSATLPPALVEGMFHAYRAGRQHYQLNRGQHGEQDSPLQIACLWVDEFTAQPDTLSEAASFSEAHQAFVSRRVQALAQSIERDGAKRRAELLPLNISAKQQDAVRAAFASEVHKAIQLAHSRHHSTCPHSGKQVSFGLVRMANIDPLFDVAQELLRLGAADDQRIHLCVYHSRFPLLQRSAIENRLDTCLNRRMPMAVFDIPEISQALDTHPEQHQLFVVLGSPVTEVGRDHDYDWAVVEPSSMRSLIQLAGRVQRHRNQPCQTPNILIFDTNLKYFSQDKDRNGHPKAAFIKPGFESADIFANSPFRLIKRRLSNALHEDEYRILSATPRIQPRPAQSWQPQHSLVDLEHARMAERMLPVTPQPRQRGAKPVGETLNAASAWQYPQAGLTWVLPQQQPFRQQTAKETELLFLPDEDGEQLTLHRIHQQAQGKEPAIYTTAESQIERLQLTLGPRINHWGQDDLLTLLNELAEAQDLSQRRCAERFTTVSVIESKQGWRYHPQLGFAKKR